Proteins found in one Prochlorococcus marinus XMU1405 genomic segment:
- a CDS encoding S41 family peptidase, producing MKIRKLLKKKYIFLFATSFSGLFLNNFAEATVLNHSYKEVIDHVWQIVYRDFLDSNGKFQKSNWINLRKEVLSKTYSDSNEAYDAIRDMLSNLDDSYTRFLEPKEFNQMRIDTSGELTGVGIQIVKDKESDDLIIISPIEGTPAFDAGIKARDKILSIDDISTEGMNIEDAVKLIRGQRGTKVKLEILRGSQSFFKTLSREKIEIKSVSSKVNQTKNGLSIGYVRIKQFNANASKETRDAIKDLETKKVAGYVLDLRSNPGGLLESSIDISRHFINKGVIVSTVSKDGLKETKKGNGQALTKKPLVVLVNEGSASASEIVSGAIKDNKRGKLVGKKTFGKGLVQSMRTLVDGSGLTVTVAKYLTPNGTDINKSGIIPDIEVRMNINPILQREIGTRKDKQYRAGEKELINIINRKNQISEFNPDTTNLNAFLKINKEDKVFSLN from the coding sequence TTGAAGATAAGAAAATTGCTTAAAAAAAAATATATATTTCTGTTTGCGACATCCTTTTCTGGGTTATTTTTAAATAATTTTGCAGAGGCAACAGTTTTAAATCATAGTTATAAAGAAGTAATTGATCATGTTTGGCAAATTGTATATAGAGATTTTCTTGATTCAAACGGCAAATTTCAAAAGTCCAATTGGATTAATCTAAGAAAAGAAGTTTTATCAAAAACATATTCAGACAGCAATGAAGCTTATGATGCGATTAGAGATATGCTTTCTAATTTAGATGATTCTTATACAAGATTTTTAGAACCTAAGGAATTTAATCAAATGAGAATTGATACCTCTGGCGAATTAACTGGAGTTGGTATCCAAATAGTTAAAGATAAAGAATCTGATGATTTAATAATTATTTCTCCCATAGAGGGCACCCCTGCATTTGATGCTGGAATTAAAGCTAGAGATAAAATATTATCCATAGATGATATTTCTACTGAAGGTATGAATATTGAGGATGCAGTGAAATTAATAAGAGGACAAAGAGGTACTAAAGTAAAGCTTGAAATTCTTAGAGGTTCTCAATCCTTTTTTAAGACTTTATCAAGAGAAAAAATTGAAATAAAATCTGTATCAAGTAAAGTCAATCAAACCAAAAATGGCTTATCAATTGGCTATGTAAGAATTAAACAATTTAATGCAAATGCATCCAAAGAAACTAGAGATGCTATTAAGGATTTAGAAACAAAAAAAGTCGCAGGATATGTTCTTGACTTGAGAAGTAATCCTGGAGGTTTATTAGAATCAAGTATTGATATCTCAAGGCACTTCATTAACAAAGGAGTAATAGTAAGTACAGTAAGTAAAGATGGTTTAAAAGAAACAAAAAAAGGAAATGGTCAAGCTCTAACAAAAAAGCCCTTAGTTGTCTTAGTTAATGAGGGTTCTGCTAGTGCTAGTGAAATAGTTTCTGGTGCAATAAAAGATAACAAAAGAGGAAAATTAGTTGGGAAGAAAACATTCGGTAAAGGTCTAGTTCAATCCATGAGAACTTTAGTTGATGGTTCAGGTCTAACTGTTACAGTCGCTAAGTATTTAACTCCGAACGGCACTGATATAAACAAATCTGGAATTATTCCAGACATAGAAGTAAGAATGAATATAAACCCTATACTTCAAAGAGAGATAGGGACTAGAAAAGATAAACAATATAGAGCTGGTGAAAAAGAGCTAATAAATATAATTAATAGAAAGAATCAGATAAGCGAATTTAATCCAGACACTACAAACCTTAATGCATTCCTAAAAATTAATAAGGAAGATAAAGTATTTTCATTAAATTAA
- the nadA gene encoding quinolinate synthase NadA, with amino-acid sequence MTSTAKQKSVQNEEDLISEIKERCGKANAIILAHYYQAPEIQEIADFIGDSLDLSRKAANNDADIIIFCGVHFMAETAKILSPNKTVLLPDIDAGCSLADDCPSDKFQKFREENPDHYVVSYINCTAEVKAQSDLICTSSNAVSLIKKIPEDKKIIFAPDQNLGRWVQKNSGRDLKLWPGSCIVHESFSEEALLKLKYQNPGSKVIAHPECSQNLLILSDFIGSTSKLLDFVSKDPSKTYMVLTEPGIIHQMKKKEPNKIFIEVPDVEGCKCNECPYMKLNTLEKILDCLKNNSPSIELDPEIIRRAYVPIKRMLDMSN; translated from the coding sequence ATAACTTCTACTGCAAAACAGAAATCAGTTCAAAACGAAGAGGATTTGATTTCTGAAATAAAGGAGCGTTGCGGAAAAGCCAATGCAATTATTCTTGCGCACTATTATCAAGCTCCAGAGATTCAGGAAATTGCAGATTTTATTGGCGATTCATTAGATCTATCTAGGAAAGCTGCAAATAATGACGCAGATATAATAATTTTTTGCGGTGTGCACTTTATGGCCGAAACCGCAAAAATACTTAGCCCTAATAAAACAGTCCTATTACCAGATATTGACGCAGGATGCTCATTAGCAGACGATTGTCCTTCAGATAAATTTCAAAAATTCAGGGAAGAAAATCCAGATCACTATGTCGTAAGTTACATAAATTGCACTGCAGAAGTAAAAGCTCAAAGTGATCTGATATGTACAAGCAGTAATGCAGTCTCATTAATTAAAAAGATACCTGAAGATAAAAAGATAATATTTGCGCCAGATCAGAACCTTGGGAGATGGGTACAGAAAAATTCAGGAAGAGATCTTAAATTATGGCCTGGCAGCTGCATTGTTCATGAATCATTTAGTGAAGAAGCACTTCTAAAATTAAAATATCAAAATCCAGGATCAAAAGTAATTGCTCATCCTGAATGTAGTCAAAATTTACTAATTCTCTCAGACTTTATTGGATCAACAAGTAAGCTGCTTGATTTCGTAAGTAAAGATCCATCTAAAACTTACATGGTACTAACTGAACCTGGAATAATTCATCAAATGAAAAAGAAAGAACCTAATAAAATTTTTATTGAAGTTCCCGATGTAGAAGGTTGTAAATGTAACGAGTGTCCATATATGAAATTAAATACTTTAGAAAAAATTCTTGATTGTTTGAAAAATAATTCCCCATCTATTGAACTAGACCCAGAAATAATAAGAAGAGCTTATGTGCCAATAAAGAGAATGTTGGACATGAGTAATTAA
- a CDS encoding TIGR04168 family protein, whose product MKVLSIIKPNIVLFVGDISDGNVKIIKKINEIKIPTFVILGNHDRGKDSTGETLSKQIRVLGEKYCAWDLKVFNNQINLLSARPCSSGGGYYLSKEVKGVYGPITEQDSINKIIKCSEKTIEEIPLIIMSHAGPSGLGSEPKSICGKDWKLPSLDWGDRDLSAAISNIQKRRKVDLVIFGHMHNRLKRNLGLREMFRIDSKGTIYFNTAVVPRYKTDEDGKLLINFSWIEFKNKELRHVSHRWYSESGEIREEDKFI is encoded by the coding sequence TTGAAAGTCTTATCGATTATCAAACCAAATATTGTTTTATTTGTTGGTGATATTTCTGATGGAAATGTCAAAATAATTAAAAAAATCAATGAGATCAAAATTCCTACTTTTGTTATTTTAGGAAATCATGATAGAGGGAAAGATTCTACAGGCGAAACTCTCTCAAAGCAGATACGTGTTCTTGGTGAAAAATATTGTGCATGGGATTTGAAAGTTTTTAATAATCAAATAAATTTATTGTCTGCTAGACCATGTAGTTCTGGCGGCGGCTATTATCTTTCAAAAGAAGTTAAAGGCGTTTATGGACCTATAACCGAACAAGATTCAATAAATAAAATTATCAAATGTTCAGAAAAGACTATTGAAGAAATACCTCTAATAATTATGTCTCATGCTGGTCCTTCGGGTTTAGGTTCAGAACCTAAAAGCATTTGTGGGAAAGACTGGAAATTACCCTCTTTAGATTGGGGAGATAGAGATTTGTCTGCTGCTATTTCAAACATACAAAAGAGAAGAAAAGTTGATCTTGTAATTTTTGGTCATATGCACAACCGGCTTAAAAGAAATCTTGGTTTAAGAGAGATGTTTAGAATTGATAGCAAAGGAACAATTTATTTCAACACTGCTGTAGTACCAAGATATAAAACTGATGAAGATGGGAAATTGCTAATTAACTTTTCATGGATTGAGTTTAAAAATAAGGAATTAAGGCATGTTTCTCATCGATGGTATTCAGAGTCTGGTGAAATTCGTGAAGAAGATAAATTTATTTAG